The region TTGAGATTGATGCTCCTGCCTACAAGGGATCCGTAAAGGCTCTTCCCACAAGGGAAGATATCACGTTCCCCATGACAGAGCAGTTGATTGTCGAACTCTACTCCAAATAAAGGGCGGTAAACATGAGTTCTACGTATAGCGGAGACAAAAAAGTTTACGTCCGAAATTGGGCAGAGCTTGTCAGACCGGAACAACTTGAAAAAGATCCGAAGTGCAATGATATGTACGGTCGATTCGTGTGTGAGCCTCTGGAAAGAGGTTTTGGCACCACGATTGGAAACGCATTGCGTCGGGTTCTTCTTTCTTCTCTTCAGGGCGCGGCTCCGGTGTCGGTCAATATTCAGGGCATTCAGCATGAATTCACAACCATTCCCGGCGTCAATGAAGACGTCACCGACATAGTTCTGAACTTGAAACAATTGCGTGTGGCCATGAACACTCCCGAGCCACAGCGGGTTCAGCTCATCGCCAATGCCAAAGGCGAAGTCACGGCGTCTGCAATTGTTGAAAATCAGCATATTAAGATACTCAATCCTGAGTTGCATATCGCGACTCTGTCCGAAGATATCGATTTGGTCATGAACCTCGAGTTTCGCATGGGCAAGGGATATGTCCCCGCCGAGATGCACGAGGACTTGGACAGCGAGATCGGTGTTATCACCCTAGACTCGAGCTTTTCTCCCATCCGTAAGGTTGCTTACGCAGTGGAGCAGGCTCGTGTCGGGCAGATGACCAATTATGACAAATTGATCATCGAGGTTTGGACCGACGGTTCCATCACTCCGGATGATGCCTTGGCTTTCAGTGCCAAGATTCTGAAAGAGCAGTTGACTGTTTTCATCAATTTCGATGAAGGCTCGGCTGATATCGAGAAGGCCAAATCCAAGCCCCAGGACAAGATCAACGAAAATCTCTTCAAGAACATCGAAGATCTTGAACTTCCCGTAAGAGCTAGCAACTGCCTCAAAAGCGCCGGCATCCATATTGTTGGCGAACTGGTTCAAAAGACCGAGGCTGATCTGCTGAAGACCAAGAATTTCGGTCGCAAGTCTCTTGAAGACATTCGCCGGGTTCTTGAGAGCATGGGACTGGATTTCGGAATCAGAGTCGATAATTTTGACGAATTGTACCAGGATTGGTTAAAGAGGAACGAAGAAGATGAGGCATAGAAAAGCTGGTCGAAAACTGGGTCGCACGTGGGAGCACCGCAAGGCCCTGATGAAAAATATGGCTCGCTCTTTGGTAGAACATGAGCGGATTCGTACGACTGAAGCCAAAGCCAAGGAACTGAGCATCTTTGCTGACAAGCTCATCACGATGGCACTTCAGGATACCCTGCATGCTCGCAGGCAGGCCTTTACGGTTCTGGGAAGCCATCACAGTGTAAAAAAGCTGTTCGATGAAATTGGTCCCCGCTTCAAGGAAGTTCCTGGCGGTTACACCAGAGTCGTCAAGTTCGGTATTCCTCGTGTTGGCGACAGCGCCCCCATGGCTCTTATCGAATTCACCCGTTTGAGCGACAAGTTTGCTGAAACAGCCGGTTCCGAGGCCGCAACCCCGGAAGCTACTGAAGAAGCTTAGACAGACATAAATAAGTAAGGCAGCCTGGCTGCCTTATTTTTTGCCATGATGCATTGTTTTTATCTATACTAGGAATGGGTATATATGGATATTCGCAAAATTGAGGCATTTTCAAAGGTTTACGAACACTGCAGTTTCTCCAAGGCGGGAAAGTCGCTGTACCTTTCTCAGCCGACAATCAGTGCTCATGTTGCTTCGCTGGAGCAGGAACTTGAAGTGCAGCTTTTTGACCGAATCGGCCGCAGTGTCGTTCCTACAAAAGCCGGGGAAGTGCTCTATGAGCATGCCAAGAAGATTTTTGAAGCCTCCGAATTGGCGATTTCCGAGCTTAGAAAACTCCAGGATCGCATTACCGGCAAACTCGATCTGGGCGGAAGCACCATTCCTGCAAATTACATCATGCCGGAAATTCTTGCAAAATTTTGGCAGAATTACCCGGAAGTGATAATGGATTTGCGCATAGGCGACTCCGAGGATATCGTTACGCAAGTACGTGACAACGCACTAATGCTTGGGGTGGTCGGCGCTGTTTTTGAATCTCCCGACCTTCACTATGAAAAGATTGCGAGCGATTCCCTTGTCCTGGCCATGACTCCGGCACTCTACGCAAAACATCGCCATCTTTCGGAGGATGATCTTTTGCGAGCCCTGCCATGGGTGATGCGCGAGGAAGGCTCCGGGACGCGCGTGGCCATGGCCGAGAGCATCGCCAAGTTCGGTATCGACATTCATTCCTTGCGGACGGTCATCATGGTTCGCAACGCCGGTGCCATGTCTCGCTGTCTTTCTGCCGGCATGGGCGCTTCCATCACCTCCGCCATCACCATCCACGACGAGCTTGCGACAGGAGCCTTGGTGGCCGTTGACCTTCCCGGTTTGCAGATGGAGCGGTCCTTCCATGTCGTTTTCAACAGGAAGAGATCCCTGTTTCCTGCTGCCATCAAGCTGATAGAATTTTTAAAGAACAACGCCCAGAACATCGCTGTGAGGTCTAAACCGTGAAAAATACGCCACTGGTTCAAACGGTAAGCGCAGCAGGTTGAGCTGCCAAATTGGCTCCAGGGGACTTGGAGCAGGCATTGCTTGGACTGAATTTCGAGAGTGATGAGCGGATTCTCGCCGGAATGGGAAACAGCGAGGACGCAGCCATCGTGCGTTTTCCCGACGGCAAGGCGTTGGTTCAGACTCTGGATTTTTTTACGCCTATCGTGAACGATCCGTTCAGGTTCGGCCAAATCGCGGCGGCCAATTCGCTTTCCGACGTCTATGCCATGGGCGGTGTTCCGTATGTGGCCATGAACATCGTGTGTTTTCCCATTGCGACCATGGATGTTTCCATACTGCGCGAAATCCTGCGCGGCGGGCTGCTCAAGGTCCAGGAGGCCGGAGCCATGCTGGTTGGCGGACACAGCGTCCAGGACAAAGAGATCAAATACGGATTGTCGGTCTCAGGTTTTGTCGATCCCGACAGATATGCCACTAACGCTGGCCTGCGCCCTGGAGATGTCCTTATTTTGACCAAGCCCATCGGCACAGGCGTTTTGGCAACGGCCATCAAAGGGAATTGGGAGGGATGTGACGGATTTGAGGATGATGTGTACCGCTGGGCGTCACGTCTCAACCGTGTTCCGGGTGAAGCGGTTGCCAGATTCAGGCTCAAGGCCGCAACGGACATCACCGGTTTCGGTCTTGGGGGGCATGCTCTTGAGATGGCCACAGCCTCGGATTGTTCCATATCGATAGACGTCTCTTCCGTGCCCATCATGGATCACGCCCTTGATCTGGCCCGGGTAGGTCTTTTGCCCCTTGGCAGTCACGCCAACAAGCATTTTTGCCACAAGACGGTTGAAGCCTCGTCCGCACTTGATCCCGTGTTGCTTGATCTTATGTATGATGCGCAGACTTCAGGCGGAATGCTCCTTGGCGTGCCGCCTGAGTTGCTCGGTGACGTGCGTGCGTGGCTGCGTGATGGCGGCGAAATGGCGGCCGAGATCGGGGTCGTGGAGCCGCCGCGCGGCGATGGGAAACGGCTTTTGCTGTGTTGAAAGTTGTTATCCATCAGGCCGGAGCAATTGCGGTTGCCGCTCAGGCCAAGCCTGGGCAGTCTTTTTTGCACTTGCTTTTTGAGACCGGCATCAGCCAGGGCCGTGAGCTGTGCGCAGGCACGGGGCTTTGTGGCAAGTGCAGAATCCGCTTTCTGGACTCCCCTCCCGCGCCGTGCGCGGATGATCAGGCGAGGCTTGACTCCGAAGAACTGTCGCAAGGTTGGCGCCTGTCCTGCAAGCATGTGGTGCTGGAGTCGTGCGGCATCGAGGTGCCCGACTTTGCTCCAGCGACGCTTGCCGGCTCGCGAGGTGAGTCCCTGGCCGTTGATATCGGCACGACTCGCATAAAATGGTCGCTGAGTTCCAAGGCTGGGCACAGTCCTGAGTTTGCCACGATCAATCCGCAGATGGGCGTCGGCAGCGAAGTCATGTCCCGGCTCAGATACGCGCTCTCTTCGGATTCGGCACGCGCCCATCTGCGTCAGTCGGTCATCCGGGTTCTCGGGGATTTGGTGCGTCGCAGCGGTGCCGTTTCTCTGGCCGTGTGCGGCAACAGCACCATGATCGCGACTCTTCTGGATGTTCCGCTCGGTGGGTTGGCCTACGCACCCTACAGCCTGCCCTGGCAGGGCGGCGAGACGGTCAGCATTGATGGCGACTTGCCTGCCGCCTATATCCCGCCATTGCTCAGCCCTTTTATCGGGGCCGACATCAGCGCGGGTCTGGCCTATATTTCAACTCTTGAGCCGGAATATCCGTTTCTCCTTGCCGACCTTGGCACGAACGGGGAATTCGTTCTGGCGCTTGATGCAGAGCATTTTTTTGCATGCAGCGTTCCCATGGGACCGGCCATCGAAGGCGTGGGTCTGTGCTGCGGAGCCACGGCCGGTGAACGTGTGCT is a window of Desulfomicrobium macestii DNA encoding:
- the selD gene encoding selenide, water dikinase SelD gives rise to the protein MKNTPLVQTVSAAGUAAKLAPGDLEQALLGLNFESDERILAGMGNSEDAAIVRFPDGKALVQTLDFFTPIVNDPFRFGQIAAANSLSDVYAMGGVPYVAMNIVCFPIATMDVSILREILRGGLLKVQEAGAMLVGGHSVQDKEIKYGLSVSGFVDPDRYATNAGLRPGDVLILTKPIGTGVLATAIKGNWEGCDGFEDDVYRWASRLNRVPGEAVARFRLKAATDITGFGLGGHALEMATASDCSISIDVSSVPIMDHALDLARVGLLPLGSHANKHFCHKTVEASSALDPVLLDLMYDAQTSGGMLLGVPPELLGDVRAWLRDGGEMAAEIGVVEPPRGDGKRLLLC
- a CDS encoding DNA-directed RNA polymerase subunit alpha, encoding MSSTYSGDKKVYVRNWAELVRPEQLEKDPKCNDMYGRFVCEPLERGFGTTIGNALRRVLLSSLQGAAPVSVNIQGIQHEFTTIPGVNEDVTDIVLNLKQLRVAMNTPEPQRVQLIANAKGEVTASAIVENQHIKILNPELHIATLSEDIDLVMNLEFRMGKGYVPAEMHEDLDSEIGVITLDSSFSPIRKVAYAVEQARVGQMTNYDKLIIEVWTDGSITPDDALAFSAKILKEQLTVFINFDEGSADIEKAKSKPQDKINENLFKNIEDLELPVRASNCLKSAGIHIVGELVQKTEADLLKTKNFGRKSLEDIRRVLESMGLDFGIRVDNFDELYQDWLKRNEEDEA
- a CDS encoding ASKHA domain-containing protein gives rise to the protein MHLLFETGISQGRELCAGTGLCGKCRIRFLDSPPAPCADDQARLDSEELSQGWRLSCKHVVLESCGIEVPDFAPATLAGSRGESLAVDIGTTRIKWSLSSKAGHSPEFATINPQMGVGSEVMSRLRYALSSDSARAHLRQSVIRVLGDLVRRSGAVSLAVCGNSTMIATLLDVPLGGLAYAPYSLPWQGGETVSIDGDLPAAYIPPLLSPFIGADISAGLAYISTLEPEYPFLLADLGTNGEFVLALDAEHFFACSVPMGPAIEGVGLCCGATAGERVLSRVALGPSGMQWVGTPLSGISGTGYASILALLRRLGVLDEAGHFQAATMPLARKISERIRTHRLGRILDLEPGVFVAERDIEEFLKAKAGVNVALRSLVRRAGLLEGDVARIYLAGALGEHAEPSDLITLGFLPEAWREKIEVAGNTALAGTVLALEREDIRAWLACLPGRVVVEGLVEREDFGSDFMQAMRFAWV
- a CDS encoding selenium metabolism-associated LysR family transcriptional regulator, which produces MDIRKIEAFSKVYEHCSFSKAGKSLYLSQPTISAHVASLEQELEVQLFDRIGRSVVPTKAGEVLYEHAKKIFEASELAISELRKLQDRITGKLDLGGSTIPANYIMPEILAKFWQNYPEVIMDLRIGDSEDIVTQVRDNALMLGVVGAVFESPDLHYEKIASDSLVLAMTPALYAKHRHLSEDDLLRALPWVMREEGSGTRVAMAESIAKFGIDIHSLRTVIMVRNAGAMSRCLSAGMGASITSAITIHDELATGALVAVDLPGLQMERSFHVVFNRKRSLFPAAIKLIEFLKNNAQNIAVRSKP
- the rplQ gene encoding 50S ribosomal protein L17; this translates as MRHRKAGRKLGRTWEHRKALMKNMARSLVEHERIRTTEAKAKELSIFADKLITMALQDTLHARRQAFTVLGSHHSVKKLFDEIGPRFKEVPGGYTRVVKFGIPRVGDSAPMALIEFTRLSDKFAETAGSEAATPEATEEA